Genomic DNA from Nocardioides aquaticus:
CCGGGCGTGGTGGGGGTCACGGGTGCGACGGCGGGGACGGGGACCGGCGGGGGTTCTGGGACCGGCGGGGCTGACGGCACGCCGTCATCGGGCGCGGTAACACCCACGGGCCGGCCGGACACTACGGGGACATGAGCACCCACGACCACCGCGACGAGTTCACCCGCTCCTGGGGGCGCGACGGGCCGCGCGTCGCCGCCTACGTGCGCCGTCACGTGCCGTCCGCCGACATCCAGGACGTGGTGGCCGAGACGTTCCTCCAGGCCTGGCGACGCTGGGACGACGTCCCGGAACCACCGATCGCCTGGTTGATCGGCGCCGCCCGCAAGGTCGTCGGCAACCACCGTCGCGCGGCAGGTCGTCGTACTGCGCTCACCGACCGCCTGGTCCTGCTGTCGTCCGCGGCCGCGGCAGCCGACGACGCGGGCGTCGTCGCCGCCGAGCGGCAGGAGGCGCTCCGCGTCCTCGCCGCCCTGCCCGACGAGCAGCGCGAGGCGCTGCTCCTGCTGGCCTGGGACGGGCTGACGACCGCGGAGGCGGCCGCCGTCGTCGGCATCCGCAGCGGCACCCTCCGGGTCCGAGCCCACCGGGCCCGCCAGGCGCTGGAACGCGGTGCCGGCGACCGTCCCCTGCACGTCCGGCCGCCACGAGCGTGGCCATGAACAACGGGAGCACCCGATGAACCACCACGACACCGTCAGCCGTCTCGCCCCCACCCCGCAGGAGCTCGACCCGCAGTGGTCGACGACCACGCTGGCCAGGATCCTGGCCGAGCAGCCGACCGCCCCTCCCCGCCGCCGACGGGTGGTCGCGCTCTCGGCCGCTGGGCTGCTGGCCCTCACCGCCGGCGCCGGGACCGCCGTCGCCCTCACGGGCCCGGGCGAGGTCGTCAAGGAGGCGATCCTCGGCTTCGCCGAGTCACCCGACACCACGGGACACGGCCTGGGCCGTCTCGAGGACCCGCTGCTGGTCGCCGAGTTCGAGGACCGGACCGGTCACTTCGCGCTGTGGATCGCCGGATCCTCGACCGGCAGGACGTGCTACGCGTTCAGCCACGGAGAGAGGGCGTGGGACGGCACCGGCGTCCCGACGGAGGCCCAGCTCGAGTACGGCTGCGACCCGTTGGTCGTCGGACCCGACGGGAGGTCGACCCTCCTGGTTACGCGGCCCGACCAGCTCGGCGGGTTCTTCGACGACCAGCGGAACCCGATCGTCTACGGGGTCTCGCCGTACGCCGACGCCGTCGCGGTCCGTGTCACGGGGGACGGGGTGGACCGGACCCTCCCGGTGCGGTCGGACTCGCTCGGCTACGGCGCGGCCCTTCCGGAGGCCGCCTCCGCCAGGGCCGTCACGCTGACCTTCCTCGACGCCGCGGGCGTGGAGCTGGGC
This window encodes:
- a CDS encoding RNA polymerase sigma factor, with translation MSTHDHRDEFTRSWGRDGPRVAAYVRRHVPSADIQDVVAETFLQAWRRWDDVPEPPIAWLIGAARKVVGNHRRAAGRRTALTDRLVLLSSAAAAADDAGVVAAERQEALRVLAALPDEQREALLLLAWDGLTTAEAAAVVGIRSGTLRVRAHRARQALERGAGDRPLHVRPPRAWP